A region of Phycisphaerae bacterium DNA encodes the following proteins:
- a CDS encoding AAA family ATPase, with protein sequence MLHGNDAIQALRAALEASPDNLALRRHLGDLLLRVGRAEEAIEVFRAGLAQAADARELKVGLAQAFYQAGKQSHALVIVEEFLKRPDTPAAIYVLHARLLLQEGNAERAVRQYKRAIEADPGAANEELAERLGVGSEPEDEVDNGRIRMGIGGDSTPGPDLQMERPKITFADVGGMESVKEEIRLKIIHPLTHRELYEAYGKPIGGGILMYGPPGCGKTHLARATAGEIKAGFLVVGINDVLDMWLGNSERNLHQVFEQARGNRPCVLFFDEVDALGASRSDLRGSAGRQVVNQFLAELDGAKASNDGVLILAATNAPWHLDSAFRRPGRFDRILFIPPPDTTARAAVLRILCRGKPLSDLDYDKLAKATENFSGADLKAVVDMAIEDKLREAMKAGTPSPLTTKDLATGAKKVQPSTREWFSTARNYAVYANQGGLYDDVLKYLRLT encoded by the coding sequence ATGCTCCATGGAAACGATGCCATCCAGGCCCTTCGCGCCGCCCTCGAGGCGTCCCCGGACAACCTCGCCCTCCGGCGGCATCTCGGTGATTTGCTGCTCCGCGTCGGACGAGCAGAAGAAGCCATCGAGGTCTTCCGGGCAGGACTGGCCCAGGCGGCCGACGCCCGCGAGCTCAAGGTCGGGCTGGCCCAGGCGTTCTACCAGGCGGGCAAGCAGAGCCACGCCTTGGTCATCGTCGAGGAATTCCTGAAACGCCCGGATACCCCGGCGGCGATCTACGTCCTGCACGCCCGGCTCCTGCTCCAGGAGGGCAACGCGGAACGAGCAGTCCGTCAATACAAACGAGCCATCGAGGCCGATCCCGGTGCGGCCAATGAGGAACTCGCCGAACGGCTCGGCGTGGGCAGCGAACCGGAGGACGAAGTCGACAACGGACGCATCCGTATGGGGATCGGCGGCGATTCGACCCCCGGCCCCGATCTCCAGATGGAGCGGCCCAAGATCACCTTTGCCGACGTCGGCGGAATGGAATCGGTCAAGGAGGAAATCCGCCTCAAGATCATCCACCCGCTGACCCATCGCGAACTGTATGAGGCCTACGGCAAACCGATCGGCGGGGGTATTCTTATGTACGGCCCACCCGGGTGTGGCAAGACCCACTTGGCTCGGGCAACAGCTGGCGAAATCAAGGCCGGCTTCCTCGTCGTCGGGATCAACGACGTGCTCGACATGTGGCTGGGCAACAGCGAGCGCAACCTGCACCAGGTCTTCGAGCAGGCCCGCGGCAATCGGCCGTGCGTGCTCTTCTTCGACGAGGTGGACGCCCTCGGAGCCAGCCGCAGCGACTTGCGAGGCAGCGCCGGGCGGCAGGTCGTCAACCAGTTCCTCGCCGAACTCGACGGGGCCAAGGCCTCCAACGATGGCGTGCTCATCCTCGCCGCCACCAATGCCCCTTGGCATCTCGACTCAGCGTTCCGGCGACCGGGGCGGTTCGACCGCATCCTCTTCATTCCCCCACCCGACACAACCGCCCGGGCGGCGGTGCTGCGAATCCTCTGCCGGGGTAAGCCGCTCAGCGACCTGGACTATGATAAGCTGGCCAAGGCGACCGAGAACTTCTCCGGAGCCGACCTCAAGGCCGTGGTCGACATGGCCATCGAGGACAAGCTCCGCGAGGCGATGAAGGCCGGCACGCCCTCGCCACTGACCACCAAGGACCTGGCCACCGGGGCAAAGAAGGTGCAGCCGTCCACCCGCGAGTGGTTCTCGACGGCCCGGAATTATGCGGTCTACGCCAATCAGGGCGGTCTCTACGACGACGTCCTCAAGTACCTCAGGCTGACATGA
- the rpsO gene encoding 30S ribosomal protein S15, with amino-acid sequence MAITAEQKRELVGTHRTHEKDTGSPEVQIALLTQRINQLTEHLKTHKKDESSRRGLLMMVGHRNGLLKYLAATDRQRYLSLIARLGLRK; translated from the coding sequence ATGGCGATCACGGCTGAACAGAAGCGGGAATTGGTCGGAACGCACCGGACCCATGAGAAGGACACCGGATCGCCCGAAGTCCAGATTGCCTTGTTGACGCAGCGGATCAACCAATTGACCGAGCATCTCAAGACGCACAAGAAGGATGAGTCTTCGCGGCGTGGACTGCTGATGATGGTTGGTCACCGGAATGGTCTGCTGAAGTACCTGGCGGCCACCGACCGCCAGCGGTATCTGAGCTTGATTGCCCGTCTCGGCCTGCGCAAGTAG
- the pnp gene encoding polyribonucleotide nucleotidyltransferase yields METIRVETEVGGRKLVLETGKIAKQADGAVMVSYGDSVVLGTAVRAAPREGIDFFPLTVDYREKAYAAGKFPGGFFKREGRPTSKEILTMRMIDRPIRPLFPEGFMDEIQIQCFVLAADPTLDSDISAIVSGSAALSLSSAPFEGPIGAVRVGRVEGQLIINPTYAQLEVSDLDMILAGHKDAVNMIEVGAREISEEVAAEAIAFGYESIKAICAAIAELRGKAGKERAWVPPEPNRELARLVREKTYDECVKRRQIVGKLERQAAMKELYDSVMDELSPKDVEKPPFERNAVFDALQKIEEEVITNLVLTTGRRTDGRGPTDLREISGEVGLLPRTHGSALFTRGETQAIVVTTLGTARDEQIIDGLAEEYRRKFMLHYNFPPFCVGEARRISGPGRREIGHGALAERSLEAVLPNVEQFPYTIRVVSEITESNGSSSMASVCGGTLALMDAGVPISQPVAGISIGSFHNDEKRMLVTDIIGEEDHFGDMDFKVAGTQRGITGIQLDLKERGISQETIVAVLAQAKAARIQILRKMLAVLSRPRKEISRYAPRILTMKINPEKIGAVIGPGGKGIRGIEGTTGATIDIEDDGSVTISCLEMEGALKAREMIELITEGVKVGTICTGRVTSVKDFGAFIEVAPGQDGLCHISELSDGFVKSVNEVCRVGDQVRVKVIAVDDQGRIKLSRKVLLLEEAAEAKKQ; encoded by the coding sequence ATGGAAACAATCAGAGTTGAAACAGAGGTTGGTGGCCGCAAGCTCGTCCTGGAGACGGGCAAGATCGCCAAGCAAGCTGACGGCGCGGTGATGGTCAGCTACGGAGACAGTGTAGTTCTGGGCACGGCGGTTCGTGCCGCTCCCCGGGAGGGGATCGACTTTTTCCCGCTGACGGTGGATTACCGGGAGAAGGCGTATGCTGCGGGCAAGTTTCCCGGGGGTTTCTTCAAGCGGGAGGGACGGCCGACGAGCAAGGAAATCCTGACGATGCGGATGATTGACCGGCCGATCCGCCCGTTGTTTCCTGAAGGTTTCATGGACGAGATCCAGATTCAGTGTTTTGTGTTGGCGGCCGATCCGACGCTGGATTCGGACATTTCGGCGATTGTGTCGGGTTCGGCGGCTCTGTCGCTGAGTTCGGCTCCGTTTGAAGGTCCGATTGGTGCGGTTCGCGTGGGTCGGGTGGAGGGGCAGCTGATCATCAACCCGACGTATGCGCAGCTTGAGGTTTCCGACCTGGACATGATTCTGGCCGGTCACAAGGACGCGGTGAACATGATCGAGGTGGGTGCCCGGGAGATCAGTGAGGAGGTTGCGGCGGAGGCGATCGCTTTTGGTTACGAGTCGATCAAGGCGATCTGTGCGGCGATTGCGGAGTTACGGGGGAAGGCGGGCAAGGAGCGGGCCTGGGTGCCGCCGGAGCCGAACAGGGAGTTGGCCCGGCTGGTGCGTGAGAAGACGTACGATGAGTGTGTCAAGCGGCGTCAGATTGTCGGGAAGCTGGAGCGGCAGGCGGCGATGAAGGAGTTGTACGATTCGGTGATGGACGAGTTGTCGCCGAAGGACGTGGAGAAGCCGCCGTTTGAGCGGAATGCGGTGTTCGATGCGTTGCAGAAGATTGAGGAGGAAGTGATCACCAATCTGGTGCTGACGACGGGTCGGCGGACGGACGGGCGTGGACCGACGGATCTGCGGGAGATCAGTGGCGAGGTGGGTTTGTTGCCGCGGACTCACGGTTCGGCCCTGTTCACGCGTGGTGAGACACAGGCGATTGTGGTGACGACCCTGGGTACTGCGCGGGACGAGCAGATCATTGACGGGCTGGCGGAGGAGTATCGGCGCAAGTTCATGCTGCACTACAACTTCCCGCCGTTCTGCGTGGGCGAGGCCCGGCGGATCAGTGGTCCCGGTCGCCGGGAGATTGGGCATGGTGCTTTGGCGGAGCGGTCGTTGGAGGCGGTGCTTCCGAATGTCGAGCAGTTTCCGTACACGATCCGGGTGGTCAGCGAGATCACCGAATCGAACGGTTCCAGCTCGATGGCGAGTGTCTGCGGGGGCACGCTGGCGTTGATGGATGCGGGGGTACCGATTTCCCAGCCGGTCGCGGGCATTTCGATCGGCAGTTTTCACAACGATGAGAAGCGGATGTTGGTGACGGACATCATTGGGGAGGAGGACCACTTTGGGGACATGGATTTCAAGGTTGCGGGGACGCAGCGGGGCATTACGGGAATTCAGTTGGACTTGAAGGAGCGGGGAATTTCTCAGGAGACGATCGTAGCCGTACTGGCCCAGGCCAAGGCTGCCCGGATCCAGATACTGCGGAAGATGCTGGCGGTGCTTTCGCGTCCCCGGAAAGAAATCAGCCGGTACGCACCGCGGATCTTGACGATGAAGATCAATCCTGAGAAAATCGGGGCGGTCATCGGGCCGGGCGGCAAGGGTATCCGGGGCATCGAGGGAACGACCGGTGCCACGATCGATATCGAGGACGATGGCAGTGTGACCATTTCTTGTTTGGAGATGGAAGGCGCCCTCAAAGCACGAGAGATGATCGAACTGATCACGGAGGGTGTCAAAGTCGGGACGATCTGCACTGGGCGAGTGACCAGCGTGAAGGATTTCGGTGCGTTTATTGAAGTTGCACCGGGACAAGACGGGCTGTGCCATATCAGCGAACTGTCGGACGGGTTTGTCAAGTCGGTGAATGAAGTTTGCCGTGTCGGCGACCAAGTGCGTGTCAAGGTCATCGCCGTCGACGATCAGGGACGGATCAAGTTAAGCCGCAAGGTTCTGCTCCTTGAGGAA